Proteins from a single region of Erythrobacter sp.:
- the ctrA gene encoding response regulator transcription factor CtrA encodes MRILLIEDDQATTRAIELMLTSDGFNVYSTDLGEEGLDLGKMYDYDIILLDLSLPDMHGYDVLKKLRIAKVQTPVLVLSGNSEMDAKLRSFSFGADDYVTKPFHREELIARIHAVVRRSKGHSQSVIRTGKLAVNLDSKTVEVDDARVHLTGKEYAMLELLSLRKGTTLTKEMFLNHLYGGVDEPELKIIDVFICKLRQKLRLACDGDSYIQTVWGRGYQLFDPQEQAAAA; translated from the coding sequence ATGCGTATTCTGCTAATCGAAGATGATCAGGCGACCACTCGGGCGATCGAACTGATGCTCACGAGCGACGGCTTCAATGTCTACTCGACCGACCTGGGAGAAGAGGGCCTCGATCTGGGCAAGATGTATGATTACGACATCATCCTGCTCGACCTGAGCCTGCCCGACATGCACGGCTACGACGTACTCAAGAAGCTGCGTATCGCCAAGGTGCAGACGCCTGTGCTGGTCCTTTCGGGCAATTCGGAGATGGACGCAAAGTTGCGCAGCTTCAGCTTTGGCGCTGACGACTACGTCACTAAGCCGTTCCACCGCGAAGAACTGATTGCCCGCATCCACGCCGTGGTGCGCCGTTCGAAGGGCCATTCGCAGTCGGTCATCCGCACCGGCAAGCTGGCGGTCAATCTCGATTCCAAGACGGTCGAAGTTGATGACGCGCGCGTGCACCTCACCGGCAAGGAGTATGCGATGCTGGAGCTCCTCTCGCTTCGCAAGGGCACCACGCTTACCAAGGAAATGTTCCTCAACCACCTATATGGCGGGGTGGATGAGCCGGAACTCAAGATCATCGACGTGTTCATCTGCAAGCTGCGGCAGAAGCTGAGGCTGGCCTGCGACGGTGATAGCTACATCCAGACAGTGTGGGGCCGAGGCTACCAGCTGTTCGATCCTCAAGAGCAGGCCGCGGCGGCCTAG
- a CDS encoding O-antigen ligase family protein, producing MMQTGAGKSTERLVILKPSDWSPQLVVLCVFFAVLFITGGSSRYDVPHLVVLRPLAICVLGFALATINAGAWRTYRPAILLFASAFALTALHLIPLPPHIWQALPGRQIIADIDAMAGLKDIWRPLTMFPEGTWNAFYALTVPLAALLLAAQLNQRDVVRLLVWVTALSLVTGLVGVLQAAGSGIGLYHLDPGNAGLFANRNHQAVMLACLFPMLGALAMSASRFSISARAVLIVSAAVTIMLIPLILVTGSRMGMVIAVLAFIYTGTISLWQVVGQRRHAYYSLTLLAAGLATAVAMVLVTIYTARDEAIDRLDTADEDLRWQFWESVVAFLPQYLPWGSGVGSFVPVYQIHEPDGMLMPQYVNQAHNDWLDLALTSGVPGMILAAIAVAAFARAMGAALVAPGVTGHIRRAGIGTILVLAFASLSDYPLRTPILAAVLAVAVIWAWAPLRPNENEESKGPYAQA from the coding sequence ATGATGCAAACAGGCGCAGGGAAGTCAACCGAGCGGCTCGTAATCCTGAAGCCAAGCGATTGGAGCCCCCAGCTCGTCGTCCTGTGCGTGTTTTTTGCGGTCCTGTTCATCACAGGCGGAAGTTCACGGTATGACGTCCCACATCTTGTGGTGCTTCGCCCCTTGGCCATCTGCGTTCTCGGATTTGCCCTAGCGACAATCAATGCCGGCGCCTGGCGCACCTACAGGCCCGCCATCTTGCTGTTTGCGTCGGCCTTTGCCCTGACTGCCCTGCACCTCATTCCGCTTCCGCCGCACATTTGGCAGGCGCTGCCGGGCCGCCAAATCATTGCTGACATTGATGCCATGGCGGGCCTGAAAGACATTTGGCGTCCCCTGACCATGTTCCCGGAGGGCACTTGGAACGCATTTTACGCCCTGACTGTGCCTCTTGCGGCCCTGCTCCTTGCGGCGCAGTTAAACCAGCGCGACGTCGTGCGTCTTCTGGTTTGGGTGACCGCCCTGTCGTTGGTGACGGGCTTAGTCGGCGTTTTGCAGGCCGCGGGCTCTGGCATAGGTTTGTATCACCTCGATCCGGGAAATGCGGGCCTGTTCGCAAATCGCAATCACCAGGCGGTAATGCTCGCGTGCCTCTTCCCCATGCTTGGTGCCCTGGCCATGTCTGCGTCTCGCTTTAGTATTTCGGCCAGGGCAGTGCTGATCGTGTCTGCCGCTGTCACAATCATGCTTATACCCCTCATCCTCGTAACGGGGTCCAGAATGGGCATGGTCATCGCGGTACTCGCGTTCATCTACACCGGAACAATCAGTTTGTGGCAGGTGGTGGGCCAGAGGCGGCATGCCTACTACTCACTGACGCTGCTGGCGGCAGGACTAGCCACAGCGGTCGCAATGGTTCTGGTGACAATTTATACCGCGCGGGACGAGGCTATTGATCGCCTAGACACAGCCGATGAAGATTTGCGTTGGCAATTTTGGGAAAGCGTTGTTGCCTTCCTGCCGCAATACCTGCCCTGGGGGTCGGGTGTGGGGTCCTTTGTGCCAGTCTATCAAATTCATGAGCCGGACGGCATGCTTATGCCGCAATATGTCAATCAGGCGCACAATGACTGGCTGGATCTTGCACTCACGTCAGGCGTACCCGGGATGATCCTGGCCGCTATAGCTGTGGCGGCCTTTGCGCGCGCCATGGGTGCGGCCCTTGTCGCACCGGGCGTCACGGGCCACATCCGCCGTGCCGGCATAGGTACAATTCTTGTGCTAGCCTTTGCCAGCCTGAGCGACTACCCGCTGCGCACGCCGATTCTTGCGGCAGTCTTGGCTGTGGCAGTGATTTGGGCTTGGGCCCCGCTGCGTCCAAATGAAAACGAAGAAAGTAAAGGGCCCTATGCTCAGGCTTGA